In a single window of the Nitrospira sp. MA-1 genome:
- the rfbF gene encoding glucose-1-phosphate cytidylyltransferase, whose amino-acid sequence MKAVILAGGLGTRFSEETALRPKPMIEIGGKPILWHIMKVYAAYNVTEFIVALGYKAEVIKEYFLNFYAINNDLTIDLANGKTTIHDGKQPNWKIHLVDTGMHTQTGGRLKRLKRWLGDDETFLFTYGDGVADLDIESVIKFHHSHGKLATVTTVRSPARFGRIGFEGDRICNFHEKPESGEGWINGGFFVLNGKAIDYIRDDETSWEKEPLEGLTKDGQMMGYRHFGFWSCMDTLKEKNYLDELWNSGQAPWKVWK is encoded by the coding sequence ATGAAAGCCGTTATTCTCGCTGGTGGATTGGGAACTCGATTTTCTGAGGAAACCGCCTTAAGACCAAAGCCCATGATAGAGATCGGAGGGAAACCAATCCTTTGGCATATCATGAAAGTGTATGCGGCTTATAATGTTACCGAGTTCATCGTGGCATTAGGGTACAAGGCTGAGGTCATTAAGGAATACTTTTTGAACTTCTATGCTATCAATAATGATCTTACGATCGATTTAGCGAATGGAAAAACCACGATACATGATGGCAAACAGCCAAACTGGAAAATCCATCTAGTGGATACTGGAATGCATACGCAAACAGGTGGAAGGCTCAAACGCCTTAAAAGATGGTTAGGTGATGATGAAACTTTTTTGTTTACGTATGGTGATGGAGTGGCGGACCTTGATATTGAATCGGTGATTAAATTTCATCATTCACATGGGAAATTGGCAACCGTAACCACTGTACGTTCACCTGCCCGGTTTGGACGAATCGGGTTTGAAGGAGATAGGATCTGTAACTTTCATGAAAAACCTGAATCAGGGGAAGGATGGATAAATGGTGGATTTTTTGTGTTAAATGGTAAGGCCATTGATTACATCCGTGATGATGAAACATCCTGGGAGAAAGAGCCGTTGGAAGGTCTGACCAAAGATGGACAAATGATGGGATATCGGCATTTTGGGTTTTGGTCCTGCATGGATACCTTAAAAGAGAAAAATTATTTGGATGAATTGTGGAATTCCGGGCAAGCCCCTTGGAAGGTATGGAAATGA
- a CDS encoding GDP-mannose 4,6-dehydratase translates to MSILWSESRVLVTGATGIVGSWLVKSLLEKGAFVATLIRDWNPQSELIRSGDVKRTTVVSGELENYQALERAISENEIDTVFHLAAQPLVGIALRSPLPTFEANIRGSYHVLEACRIHKNLVKQIVVASSDKAYGDVEVLPYTEDMPPLGRFPYDVSKSCTDLLARSYSQTYDLPVTIARCGNIFGGGDLNWSRIVPGTIRSFLRQECPIIRSDGKFTRDYIFVLDVVQAYLLLALHAREEGVRGEAFNFSGEQPWTVLDVVREIQIQMECHQLAPIVMNQANAEIRDQYLDSSKAKRMLKWAPLYSLEKGLAETITWYKEFLEQKSMTKC, encoded by the coding sequence ATGAGTATATTGTGGAGTGAAAGCCGGGTTTTAGTAACTGGCGCAACCGGCATTGTCGGTTCCTGGCTGGTGAAAAGCCTGCTTGAAAAAGGTGCCTTCGTGGCTACCCTAATTAGAGATTGGAATCCTCAGAGCGAGCTCATTCGAAGTGGTGATGTTAAAAGAACAACGGTGGTTTCAGGAGAACTGGAAAATTATCAGGCTCTGGAGCGTGCCATCAGCGAGAATGAAATAGACACGGTGTTTCATCTGGCCGCCCAGCCGTTGGTGGGGATTGCTTTGCGAAGCCCGCTGCCAACGTTCGAAGCGAATATTCGTGGCTCATATCATGTACTGGAAGCTTGCCGGATTCATAAAAACCTGGTCAAACAAATTGTCGTGGCCAGCAGTGATAAAGCCTATGGTGATGTTGAGGTCTTGCCTTATACGGAAGATATGCCGCCTTTGGGACGGTTTCCCTATGATGTGAGTAAAAGTTGTACCGATTTGCTCGCGCGCTCGTATAGCCAGACATATGATTTGCCTGTCACAATTGCAAGGTGTGGAAACATTTTTGGAGGAGGCGATCTAAATTGGAGTCGCATCGTTCCGGGCACGATTCGAAGCTTCCTGAGGCAGGAATGCCCCATCATTCGGAGCGATGGAAAATTTACACGGGATTACATCTTCGTCCTTGATGTTGTGCAAGCCTATCTTCTTCTGGCCTTACACGCACGGGAGGAGGGAGTTCGTGGCGAGGCGTTTAATTTTAGCGGAGAACAGCCGTGGACGGTCTTGGATGTTGTGCGCGAAATTCAAATACAGATGGAGTGCCATCAGTTAGCCCCAATCGTAATGAACCAGGCCAATGCCGAGATCCGGGATCAATATCTCGACTCCAGCAAAGCTAAACGGATGCTCAAGTGGGCTCCCTTGTATAGTTTGGAAAAAGGGCTGGCTGAGACAATTACATGGTATAAAGAATTTCTCGAGCAAAAAAGTATGACGAAGTGTTAA
- a CDS encoding class I SAM-dependent methyltransferase has protein sequence MKNSQSCRFCRTVLEHTFLDLGTSPFSNSYVKAECLGEMEPFFPLYAFVCSRCLLVQLKDCSTPERIFSDYAYFSSYSDLWLQHARAYTDMIQERIKLDERSLVVEVASNDGYLLQYFVKKGIPVLGIEPAENVAKVATEKGIPTRVSFFGERSAQILVEEGKQADLLIGNNVLAHVPDLNDFVRGLQTLLKPQGVITMEFPHVMRLMDENQFDTIYHEHFSYFSFGTVEQVFRKHGLILFDVEELPTHGGSLRIYARHEADHSKPVESRVAALQDREKKAGLQTLDHYLSFAEKVHHTKRQLLSFLIEAKEKGKTIVGYGAPAKGNTLLNYCGIRTDFIDYTVDRSPHKQGLYLPGTHIPIHDPDSIRRTKPDYVLILPWNLKDEIMQQMAYIREWGGAFVVPIPEVRVYP, from the coding sequence ATGAAAAATTCACAGTCTTGTCGGTTTTGCCGTACGGTACTAGAGCATACGTTTCTTGATCTAGGGACTTCCCCTTTTTCAAATTCCTATGTGAAAGCCGAATGCTTGGGGGAGATGGAACCGTTTTTCCCATTGTATGCCTTTGTCTGTAGCCGGTGTCTTCTGGTGCAGTTAAAGGACTGTTCAACTCCTGAGAGAATCTTTAGCGATTATGCCTATTTTTCTTCCTATTCTGATTTGTGGCTTCAACATGCGCGCGCGTATACAGACATGATTCAGGAACGGATAAAACTGGATGAACGGAGTCTTGTGGTTGAAGTCGCCAGTAATGACGGCTACTTACTTCAATATTTCGTCAAAAAGGGCATTCCCGTTTTGGGAATCGAACCGGCGGAAAATGTGGCCAAAGTGGCTACCGAAAAAGGGATACCTACACGGGTATCGTTTTTTGGGGAACGATCGGCTCAAATTTTGGTTGAAGAAGGAAAGCAGGCAGATTTGTTGATTGGCAATAACGTCTTAGCTCACGTCCCGGACTTGAATGATTTTGTCCGTGGGCTTCAAACGCTGCTCAAACCTCAGGGTGTCATCACCATGGAATTTCCCCATGTGATGCGCCTCATGGATGAAAATCAATTTGACACGATTTACCACGAACATTTCTCGTATTTCTCATTTGGCACCGTAGAACAGGTATTCCGGAAGCACGGGTTAATTCTTTTCGATGTCGAAGAGCTCCCCACCCATGGCGGGTCTCTTCGAATCTATGCTCGCCATGAAGCCGATCACTCAAAGCCAGTGGAGTCCAGAGTTGCGGCCTTGCAGGATCGGGAGAAAAAGGCAGGCTTACAAACCTTAGATCATTATCTTTCTTTTGCCGAAAAAGTCCATCATACCAAGAGGCAACTCCTGTCCTTCTTGATTGAGGCGAAGGAAAAGGGGAAGACTATCGTAGGGTATGGTGCTCCGGCTAAAGGGAATACCCTCTTGAATTATTGTGGGATTCGTACGGATTTCATTGATTACACAGTTGATCGTAGCCCCCACAAGCAAGGGCTTTACCTGCCAGGGACGCATATTCCAATCCATGACCCCGATTCGATCAGGAGAACGAAGCCTGATTACGTCTTGATCCTTCCCTGGAATTTGAAAGATGAAATTATGCAGCAAATGGCCTATATCCGCGAATGGGGCGGGGCATTCGTGGTGCCAATTCCGGAAGTCCGGGTGTATCCGTGA
- the rfbC gene encoding dTDP-4-dehydrorhamnose 3,5-epimerase, translated as MIFTESTIKGAFLIDPERIEDSRGFFARTMCQREFEAHGITFRQVQCNLSFNKRKGILRGMHYQCAPYEEAKLVSCIKGAIYDVLIDLRPLSQTYTQHAAVVLTAENRRMHYIPEGCAHGFQTLEENTEIFYQISAFYDPRCAKGVRWDDPAFGIQWPADERLISDRDLSYPDFIEPQH; from the coding sequence GTGATTTTTACCGAATCAACAATCAAGGGAGCCTTCTTAATTGATCCGGAGCGTATTGAAGACAGTCGGGGGTTCTTTGCACGAACGATGTGTCAACGAGAGTTTGAGGCCCATGGAATCACATTCAGACAGGTGCAATGCAACCTTTCTTTTAATAAAAGGAAAGGGATCCTTCGGGGGATGCACTACCAATGTGCTCCGTATGAAGAAGCCAAGCTCGTCTCGTGCATCAAGGGCGCAATCTACGATGTGCTGATCGATCTGCGGCCTTTATCTCAAACGTATACTCAGCATGCGGCGGTCGTTCTCACCGCGGAAAACCGGCGGATGCATTATATCCCTGAAGGATGTGCCCATGGATTTCAGACTCTTGAAGAAAATACGGAGATTTTTTACCAAATATCGGCATTCTACGATCCTCGATGTGCTAAAGGGGTGCGGTGGGACGATCCTGCGTTTGGGATTCAATGGCCAGCCGATGAACGCCTCATATCTGACCGCGACCTAAGTTACCCCGATTTTATCGAACCCCAACATTGA
- a CDS encoding DUF4910 domain-containing protein: protein MDNKVSNQIGHEIYQFLAELYPICRSITGHGVRETLKGIARHVPVKMHEIPSGTEVFDWVVPQEWNIQDAYIKNKKGERVVDFKQSNLHVVSYSQPIHTTMTLEELKPHLYSLPENPDWIPYRTSYYKESWGFCLTHRQLMAMKDEEYEICINSTLESGHLTYGEYIIKGETEEEILISCHTCHPSLCNDNLSGIAVTTFLAKTLSGRSLRYSYRFLFIPGTIGSITWLALHETQAFTITNGMVVTGVGDPGPLTYKKSRQGNAGIDRAFTHILKTSGLEHDIIDFFPYGYDERQYCSPGFNLPVGCFMRTPHGEYPEYHTSGDNLTFVQPQSLEESLICCERALNILERNKTFLSQNPKCEPRLGKRGLYRAIGGQSEGAKREMAMLWVLNFSDGMHSLLDIAERSGLEFESIDKAAESLEEHGLLKEVS, encoded by the coding sequence ATGGATAACAAAGTTTCAAATCAAATCGGGCATGAGATCTATCAGTTTCTTGCTGAACTGTATCCCATCTGTCGGAGTATTACAGGTCATGGCGTTCGGGAGACACTAAAAGGAATTGCACGCCATGTCCCCGTGAAGATGCATGAGATTCCAAGCGGAACCGAGGTGTTTGATTGGGTAGTGCCACAGGAGTGGAACATTCAGGATGCGTATATTAAAAATAAAAAGGGAGAACGGGTTGTCGATTTTAAGCAATCGAACCTGCATGTTGTCAGTTATAGTCAGCCCATTCACACCACGATGACGCTTGAAGAATTAAAACCCCATCTGTATTCATTGCCCGAGAATCCTGATTGGATTCCATACCGAACCTCCTACTACAAGGAAAGCTGGGGATTCTGTCTGACTCATCGGCAATTGATGGCGATGAAAGATGAGGAATATGAGATATGTATCAATTCAACCTTAGAATCCGGGCATTTGACCTACGGGGAATACATCATAAAAGGGGAAACTGAAGAAGAGATCTTGATCTCCTGTCACACCTGCCATCCATCCTTGTGCAATGACAACCTGTCCGGAATTGCCGTTACGACGTTTCTGGCCAAGACGTTGAGCGGGCGCTCATTACGGTATTCTTACCGCTTTCTCTTTATTCCAGGGACGATTGGGTCTATTACCTGGCTGGCGTTGCATGAAACCCAAGCGTTCACAATCACCAATGGCATGGTGGTGACCGGGGTGGGAGATCCCGGACCATTAACGTATAAAAAGAGCCGGCAAGGCAATGCCGGGATTGATCGGGCCTTCACGCATATCCTGAAAACCTCGGGGTTGGAGCATGACATCATCGATTTCTTCCCCTATGGGTATGATGAAAGGCAATATTGTTCCCCGGGCTTCAATTTGCCAGTGGGCTGTTTCATGAGGACACCTCACGGAGAATATCCCGAATATCATACGTCAGGCGACAATTTAACGTTTGTCCAGCCTCAGTCGTTGGAAGAGTCCTTGATCTGCTGTGAAAGGGCGTTAAATATTTTGGAAAGGAACAAAACATTTCTCAGTCAAAATCCCAAGTGCGAACCCCGTTTAGGAAAAAGGGGCCTCTACCGGGCCATTGGTGGTCAATCGGAAGGCGCGAAAAGGGAGATGGCGATGTTGTGGGTGTTAAATTTTTCTGATGGAATGCATTCGCTCTTAGACATTGCCGAACGATCTGGATTGGAGTTTGAGTCCATTGACAAAGCCGCTGAATCCCTGGAAGAGCACGGACTTCTAAAGGAAGTATCATGA
- a CDS encoding NAD(P)-dependent oxidoreductase: MTSPNGNPLVETTSSWKARTVMVTGASGFLGSHLCRHLGMRGVEVHAISRSQRDRQKGGPIWWKSNLEDFGAVRRLFESIKPDVIFHLSGLVSGIQNRELVLPSFHSLLTSTVNLLTVAAEMGCHRIVLAGSLNEPSDDGESIPSSPYAAAKWASSGYGRMFHALYGTPVVIVRTFMTYGPGQETRKLIPTVVHSLLKGESPKLSSGQWKADWIYVDDVIEGFLAAAQVPQIEGTTVDLGSGTLVTVRELVERLVEVMGSGAQPLFGVLPDRVLEPARTAEVLKTFEKLGWKPRVSLESGLKQTVEWYKAQLSASKKSQLPGHSNE, from the coding sequence ATGACCTCTCCTAATGGGAACCCCCTGGTGGAAACGACCTCTTCATGGAAAGCTCGCACAGTTATGGTCACCGGTGCCAGCGGGTTTTTGGGATCGCATTTGTGCCGTCACCTAGGCATGCGCGGTGTGGAAGTACATGCGATATCCCGATCTCAACGAGACCGTCAGAAAGGTGGACCCATCTGGTGGAAATCGAACCTGGAGGATTTCGGAGCGGTCCGCAGGTTATTCGAATCCATAAAGCCCGACGTCATTTTTCATCTGTCCGGGTTAGTCTCAGGAATTCAGAACAGAGAACTAGTTCTGCCGTCATTCCACAGCCTGCTCACCAGCACGGTGAATCTTTTAACGGTTGCGGCGGAAATGGGATGCCACCGCATCGTGCTGGCCGGATCCCTCAATGAACCATCGGATGATGGAGAGAGTATTCCCAGTTCACCCTATGCGGCTGCCAAGTGGGCGAGTAGCGGCTATGGGCGTATGTTTCATGCGCTCTATGGTACGCCCGTGGTCATTGTCAGGACCTTTATGACATATGGACCAGGACAGGAAACCCGCAAGCTGATTCCCACCGTCGTACATTCTCTGTTGAAAGGAGAATCGCCTAAACTTTCCAGCGGGCAGTGGAAGGCGGACTGGATTTATGTCGATGACGTTATCGAGGGGTTTCTTGCCGCTGCTCAAGTGCCACAAATTGAAGGGACCACGGTGGATTTGGGATCGGGGACACTGGTGACCGTTCGTGAATTGGTTGAACGGTTGGTTGAGGTAATGGGGAGTGGGGCTCAACCTCTATTCGGCGTCCTCCCTGATCGAGTATTGGAACCAGCGCGAACCGCCGAGGTATTGAAGACATTCGAGAAACTCGGGTGGAAACCAAGAGTTTCGCTTGAAAGTGGGCTGAAGCAAACCGTGGAATGGTATAAAGCTCAACTTTCTGCCTCCAAAAAATCTCAACTCCCAGGGCATTCGAATGAATGA